A stretch of the Streptomyces sp. NBC_00078 genome encodes the following:
- a CDS encoding DUF4192 domain-containing protein, with protein MTNHGETTGSPDNGNAGGREDREPDDGHGESHARREMPAGPTSPGDHGGRYEHGKCGGQDAYAERPGRRPNQVDCTAYDSHGAEHQVTLRTPAELADALPYLLGYRPEDSIVLVALHDRDSRGRFGGRARLGIPTSADDWASVAEQLAHGLVTGSERRGARPEQMVAYLCQEPAKGETGRQVMERLRPLAQKLRVECGQLDVPVIEALCISDGRFWSYCCVNEACCPPAGLPMGLPGTSVLAAAATYAGLQVRGTLRELRARLLPWETAAALEQEGALDAASMALVPRILDDASRAGVAEETLEMAALIMRRLAAAPPVSGALTADLRDDELLAHDEAATLILGLQDRATRDRAAEWMEGEAAAAALRLWRALARRCVGSYGEHAAAPLTLAGWVAWSTGDELEAREALAMALGADPSYLFARLLHQACNEGLDPESIRRCLRAERKDRERTPAQQAHGGEEIAGPPAVEAVEPVPVPAPKGASRARRRGRPGNTVGNQPRSAKAGSRGSGASVPRPRTRAVGGTRPGSARTDRSRPSAPEKDAARCRDDGPGSFQPGSDSVEGEA; from the coding sequence ATGACGAACCACGGCGAAACCACTGGATCCCCCGATAACGGCAACGCCGGCGGACGTGAGGATCGCGAGCCCGACGACGGACACGGCGAGTCGCACGCGCGACGAGAGATGCCCGCCGGTCCGACCTCCCCCGGCGACCATGGCGGCCGCTACGAACACGGGAAGTGCGGCGGACAGGACGCGTACGCCGAGCGCCCGGGCCGCCGCCCGAACCAGGTCGACTGCACTGCCTACGACAGTCACGGCGCCGAGCACCAGGTCACGCTGCGCACGCCGGCCGAACTGGCCGACGCTCTGCCTTATCTGCTCGGATACCGCCCCGAGGACAGCATCGTCCTGGTCGCCCTGCACGACAGGGACAGCCGCGGCCGGTTCGGCGGCCGTGCCCGGCTCGGCATTCCCACCAGCGCCGACGACTGGGCGTCCGTGGCCGAGCAGTTGGCACACGGGCTCGTGACGGGCAGCGAGCGCAGAGGAGCCCGGCCCGAGCAGATGGTCGCCTACCTCTGCCAGGAACCGGCGAAGGGTGAGACAGGACGCCAGGTCATGGAGCGGTTGCGGCCCCTGGCCCAGAAACTGCGCGTCGAGTGCGGTCAGCTCGACGTGCCGGTGATCGAGGCGCTGTGCATCTCGGACGGCCGCTTCTGGTCGTACTGCTGCGTGAACGAGGCATGCTGCCCACCCGCCGGCCTGCCCATGGGGCTGCCCGGCACGTCCGTGCTGGCCGCCGCTGCCACCTATGCAGGCCTCCAGGTGCGTGGCACGCTGCGCGAACTGCGGGCCAGGCTGCTGCCCTGGGAGACCGCCGCGGCTCTGGAGCAGGAAGGCGCCCTGGACGCAGCGAGCATGGCGCTGGTCCCCAGGATTCTCGATGACGCCAGTCGCGCGGGCGTGGCCGAGGAGACACTGGAGATGGCCGCGCTGATCATGCGACGGCTGGCGGCCGCCCCGCCCGTGTCCGGCGCGCTCACAGCGGATCTCCGCGATGACGAACTGCTCGCACACGACGAGGCCGCGACCCTGATTCTCGGCCTGCAGGACCGCGCGACCCGAGACCGCGCAGCCGAATGGATGGAGGGCGAGGCGGCCGCTGCCGCGCTTCGGCTCTGGCGGGCACTGGCACGACGATGCGTCGGGTCCTATGGCGAACACGCGGCGGCGCCCTTGACCCTGGCGGGTTGGGTCGCTTGGTCCACGGGCGACGAACTGGAGGCCAGGGAGGCCCTCGCCATGGCACTCGGCGCGGATCCTTCCTACCTCTTCGCCCGTCTACTGCACCAGGCGTGCAACGAAGGCCTGGACCCGGAGTCGATCCGTCGCTGCTTGCGTGCGGAGCGGAAAGACCGCGAGCGGACGCCGGCCCAGCAGGCGCACGGCGGAGAGGAGATCGCGGGGCCGCCGGCAGTCGAGGCCGTTGAGCCGGTGCCGGTGCCGGCGCCGAAGGGGGCTTCCCGCGCGCGTCGCCGTGGCCGCCCCGGCAACACGGTCGGCAACCAGCCACGTTCGGCGAAGGCAGGGAGCCGGGGGAGTGGCGCGAGCGTTCCTCGCCCGCGGACGCGAGCCGTAGGCGGCACACGTCCGGGCTCCGCCCGCACGGACCGCTCGCGTCCCAGTGCCCCGGAGAAGGATGCCGCTCGCTGTCGCGACGATGGCCCCGGAAGCTTCCAGCCCGGAAGCGACAGCGTCGAGGGGGAGGCGTGA
- a CDS encoding glycogen debranching N-terminal domain-containing protein has translation MICVSLPGLAISTEQGQMTGQGLEGFYRAGRRLLSRCQVRVAGREPLAVQARMTAADRARFVGTLRASPHSGPDPDVVVERLRHADGTERITLHSAALRPLRVPVEVALGTDLAELGAIASGTTQPELPASVHDSGLRWSCPTGTSSVTADPPPADALASAGLLRWEFELPPGGSRSVELRVRPDGAGSGRAVGRAPTSPLAAAGASGDDPRIEPLLRTSIDDLQALMLRDRSNPGDLHLAAGAPWRTGLAPADALAAARMALPLGTRLAAGTLRTLARSQLQGAGPQSGMLPGPRRDAGTHLPPGCTGTEATLLFPVLLAEARRWGLPEPETEVLLPAAERCLGWLRTTVGDGTYLRDPHPSGPVRCEMQAHAHRAALLGADLLDAYGRPGGAELRYWAQTLRTAFREDFWIDDPTGGRPAAARAPDGTLVPHLGANAAHLLDTGLLGGGELAPGLLDKVQTEQLARLLGSPAMDSGWGLRGLGAKEAGYNPFGHRSGAVRVHETAIAVAGLAAAGYEKEASSLLRGALASAEAFGHRLPEMYGGEQRTDGSTPLPHPAACRPAATAAAAGVLLPTTLAGIRPDAPAGTVTLSPMHSAPLGEIVLTGLRVAGASFSVRVSRLGLAMVEEAADGLQLGV, from the coding sequence ATGATCTGCGTCTCGCTCCCGGGGCTCGCCATCTCGACGGAGCAGGGGCAGATGACCGGTCAGGGGCTGGAGGGGTTCTACCGTGCGGGCAGGCGCCTGCTCTCCCGGTGCCAGGTCCGCGTGGCCGGGCGGGAACCGCTGGCGGTGCAGGCTCGGATGACCGCGGCCGACCGAGCCCGCTTCGTGGGCACACTGCGTGCCTCCCCGCACTCCGGCCCGGACCCGGACGTCGTTGTCGAGCGCTTGCGCCACGCGGACGGGACGGAGCGCATCACCTTGCACAGCGCAGCCCTACGGCCCCTGCGCGTGCCGGTCGAGGTCGCCCTCGGCACGGACCTGGCCGAGCTGGGCGCCATCGCGTCGGGCACGACGCAGCCCGAACTGCCCGCCAGTGTCCACGACTCGGGCCTGCGCTGGTCCTGCCCCACCGGGACCTCGTCGGTCACGGCGGATCCGCCCCCCGCGGACGCGTTGGCCTCCGCGGGCCTCCTGCGCTGGGAGTTCGAGCTGCCCCCTGGCGGCAGCAGAAGCGTCGAGCTGCGGGTGCGGCCGGACGGAGCAGGGTCCGGGCGGGCCGTGGGCCGCGCGCCGACGAGCCCGCTCGCCGCCGCTGGGGCGTCCGGTGACGACCCGAGGATCGAGCCGTTGCTGCGGACAAGCATCGACGACCTCCAGGCCTTGATGCTGCGCGACCGCAGCAACCCCGGCGATCTGCATCTCGCGGCAGGTGCCCCATGGCGCACCGGTCTCGCACCGGCCGACGCGCTCGCCGCGGCGCGGATGGCGCTGCCCCTCGGCACCCGCCTCGCCGCAGGCACGCTGCGTACCCTCGCCCGCAGTCAACTCCAGGGTGCAGGACCTCAGTCCGGGATGCTCCCCGGTCCGCGACGGGACGCGGGCACCCATCTGCCGCCGGGTTGCACCGGCACGGAAGCCACCCTGCTCTTCCCGGTACTTCTGGCGGAGGCCCGCCGTTGGGGGCTTCCCGAACCCGAGACGGAAGTGCTGCTACCGGCGGCCGAGCGCTGTCTGGGCTGGCTGCGTACAACCGTCGGTGACGGCACTTACTTGCGCGACCCGCATCCGAGCGGTCCCGTCCGTTGCGAGATGCAGGCCCACGCCCACCGCGCGGCTCTGCTGGGCGCCGATCTGCTCGACGCGTACGGGAGACCGGGCGGCGCCGAGCTGCGGTACTGGGCGCAGACGCTGCGGACGGCTTTCCGGGAGGACTTCTGGATCGACGACCCGACGGGTGGCCGACCGGCGGCAGCCCGCGCTCCCGACGGCACCCTGGTGCCACACCTGGGCGCAAACGCCGCCCATCTCCTTGACACCGGCCTGCTCGGCGGGGGCGAACTGGCCCCCGGACTGCTCGACAAGGTGCAGACCGAACAACTCGCACGACTGCTCGGCAGCCCGGCCATGGACTCGGGCTGGGGTCTGCGTGGACTGGGCGCGAAGGAAGCCGGATACAACCCGTTCGGCCACCGCAGCGGCGCAGTGCGGGTCCACGAGACGGCGATCGCCGTCGCAGGCCTGGCCGCCGCCGGCTACGAGAAGGAGGCGAGTTCGCTCCTGAGGGGCGCACTGGCGTCGGCAGAGGCCTTCGGGCACCGGCTGCCCGAGATGTACGGGGGCGAGCAACGCACCGACGGCAGCACTCCCCTCCCGCACCCGGCGGCCTGTCGCCCAGCCGCCACCGCGGCGGCCGCAGGCGTGCTGCTGCCGACCACGCTCGCGGGAATCCGCCCCGACGCCCCCGCCGGGACCGTCACGCTGAGCCCCATGCACAGCGCTCCCCTCGGCGAGATCGTCCTGACGGGACTCCGGGTCGCCGGGGCCTCCTTCTCCGTACGTGTCAGCCGGCTCGGCCTCGCCATGGTCGAGGAGGCGGCCGACGGGCTGCAACTGGGCGTGTGA
- a CDS encoding NUDIX hydrolase, with amino-acid sequence MPYDPSAFPPFAVTVDLVVLTVRRHALCALAVRRGESPFQGRWALPGGFVRADEDLAQAAARELAEETGLRAHDPSVPAQDNGAHLEQLATYGDPKRDPRMRVVSVAHLALAPDLPAPRAGGDASNARWAPVEELLQQGGYGRDGEPVAPLAFDHAQILSDGVERARSKIEYSSLATAFCPTEFTVGELRRVYEAVWGVALDPRNFHRKVTGTPGFLVPTGGTTTRQGGRPAQLFRAGGATLLNPPMLRPEV; translated from the coding sequence ATGCCCTACGACCCGTCAGCATTTCCGCCCTTTGCCGTCACCGTGGACCTGGTCGTGCTGACCGTGCGACGTCACGCGCTGTGCGCGCTGGCGGTACGCAGGGGGGAATCGCCTTTCCAGGGGCGCTGGGCGCTGCCCGGGGGCTTCGTACGGGCCGACGAGGATCTGGCGCAGGCCGCTGCACGCGAGCTGGCCGAGGAGACCGGGCTGCGCGCCCACGACCCGTCCGTTCCCGCTCAGGACAACGGCGCTCACCTGGAGCAGCTCGCCACCTACGGTGACCCCAAGCGGGACCCTCGTATGCGCGTCGTCAGCGTCGCCCACCTTGCGCTGGCGCCCGATCTGCCTGCTCCCCGAGCGGGCGGCGACGCCAGCAATGCCCGCTGGGCGCCGGTCGAGGAGCTGCTGCAGCAGGGCGGCTACGGCCGCGACGGCGAACCGGTGGCGCCGCTCGCCTTCGACCATGCGCAGATCCTGTCCGACGGTGTCGAGCGAGCCCGTTCCAAGATCGAGTACTCGTCCCTCGCCACGGCGTTCTGCCCCACCGAGTTCACTGTCGGCGAGCTGCGCCGGGTCTACGAGGCGGTATGGGGCGTGGCACTCGACCCGCGCAACTTCCATCGCAAGGTGACGGGCACGCCGGGCTTCCTCGTCCCCACCGGGGGGACCACCACGCGCCAGGGCGGTCGCCCCGCCCAGTTGTTCCGGGCCGGGGGTGCCACGTTGCTCAACCCCCCGATGCTGCGCCCCGAAGTGTGA